The following are encoded together in the Mycolicibacterium arabiense genome:
- a CDS encoding alpha/beta hydrolase family protein, giving the protein MISAVTTTTAALTVSLTAPTATAAALPSPVYSDQDVALAAATFPTFADALAALGIDVPSLDQLIPIPTTIPIPGGDPIDLPVKVITTGPPFGALGILGLNPTWVPALPSEIANAINTTPYGGIDTTIGVPPTTIPTPGYDTLRTEAYNAAYNAAYQPTYNTVYNATFNSARNSIGCRFLSSSARDNCAKAIATPLATAAANTAATAAGNLAAGLVPKEITVGASVPISVPNLRVPIVIAFGLGSLATGMAYPDVVADLPNQPGGANDPTPSVGETSLTILPMILLRNPGRADGGLAARFAPLLDPFLAALGQNSVVTPEVDVEQSGGAVLVPIKVDGTVEYDPLSDFAAWPNPFTLANNGAALLFPTYILRGTDVTNPAVLASILEPVLGSVLGNVLSAAIGDGKTVDVTTEILGQPITFPLNISRETLVDLANGLGLDIPEEGFEALNQFFTFESDALPLLEPFRYPTDIANLFTGGAFGFTNPFADALEPALKLLVNLGYTNVTQDMTNPLDPYPRDFSGNFGSEFAPFLSFPDVDYGRVPQDLLTALVAGTQNAFFSGVPGVRGPLAGPNPLAIIAGLLGLPTGPTALPGLLEAFPDLGNVIGGNLGLPQEGLATLAAPAGGNSTALAVADSNDPLVRFGEVVANTVAEFQKPGAIGYQDYTPTTGPVDSAADIIEGLGASGLRLLASLVLGPARLATLASGNPDALRDLIENTIDAPLYVADPAIFGVRDALPSGLAPGITNVRNTAQGATDQVNGAVLPNVPDVPSAPAGAGASIPAGAGTTQVKSTGAQPTTEPKTPANKPEFNVVRDNPISGAIKGVHDGLAEVGKNLQKVFTPPKAEESDTGTSAPADGTPQDAAADDGDSE; this is encoded by the coding sequence ATGATCAGTGCCGTAACCACGACTACGGCTGCGCTCACGGTCAGTCTGACTGCACCAACGGCCACTGCCGCCGCGCTGCCGTCGCCCGTCTACTCGGATCAGGACGTGGCGCTGGCTGCGGCCACCTTCCCGACCTTCGCCGATGCACTCGCCGCGCTCGGCATCGACGTGCCGTCGCTCGACCAGTTGATCCCGATCCCAACGACCATTCCGATCCCCGGCGGCGATCCTATCGACCTGCCGGTTAAGGTGATCACGACCGGGCCGCCCTTCGGCGCGCTGGGAATCCTCGGCCTCAACCCGACGTGGGTGCCTGCGCTTCCGAGCGAGATCGCCAACGCGATCAACACGACGCCCTATGGCGGGATCGACACCACCATCGGCGTTCCGCCGACGACGATCCCCACGCCGGGCTACGACACGTTGCGGACGGAGGCTTACAACGCTGCCTACAACGCCGCGTATCAACCGACGTACAACACCGTCTACAACGCCACCTTCAACTCGGCGCGCAACAGCATCGGCTGCCGGTTCCTCAGTAGCAGTGCGCGCGACAACTGTGCCAAGGCCATCGCGACCCCACTCGCCACCGCTGCGGCAAACACCGCTGCGACGGCCGCAGGCAACCTCGCCGCTGGTTTGGTGCCCAAGGAGATCACCGTCGGTGCATCCGTGCCGATCAGCGTGCCGAACTTGCGCGTCCCGATCGTGATCGCCTTCGGTCTCGGTTCACTGGCCACCGGCATGGCCTATCCCGACGTCGTCGCCGACCTGCCGAACCAGCCCGGTGGGGCTAACGACCCCACGCCCAGCGTGGGGGAGACCTCACTGACCATCCTGCCGATGATCCTGCTGCGCAACCCTGGTCGCGCGGACGGTGGTCTCGCCGCACGCTTTGCACCCCTGCTGGACCCATTCCTCGCAGCCCTCGGGCAGAACAGTGTCGTAACCCCCGAAGTCGATGTGGAGCAGAGCGGCGGGGCGGTCCTGGTGCCGATCAAGGTCGACGGCACCGTGGAGTACGACCCGCTGTCGGACTTCGCGGCGTGGCCGAACCCGTTCACCCTCGCCAACAACGGTGCCGCTCTCCTGTTCCCCACGTACATCCTGCGGGGTACTGATGTCACCAACCCGGCGGTGCTGGCATCCATCCTCGAACCGGTGCTCGGCAGCGTACTTGGGAACGTCTTGTCGGCGGCGATCGGTGACGGCAAGACGGTCGACGTGACGACGGAGATCCTCGGGCAGCCAATCACGTTCCCTCTCAACATCAGCCGGGAAACCCTGGTCGACCTGGCCAATGGCCTGGGTCTCGACATCCCCGAAGAGGGCTTCGAGGCGCTCAACCAATTCTTCACGTTCGAATCGGACGCCCTACCGCTGCTGGAGCCGTTCCGGTACCCGACCGACATCGCGAACCTGTTCACCGGGGGAGCGTTCGGGTTCACCAACCCGTTCGCCGACGCACTCGAGCCAGCGCTGAAGCTGCTGGTAAATCTCGGGTACACCAACGTGACCCAGGACATGACGAACCCCCTGGACCCCTACCCCCGCGACTTCTCGGGGAACTTCGGCAGCGAGTTCGCGCCGTTCCTCAGCTTCCCCGACGTCGACTACGGCCGAGTGCCACAGGATCTGCTCACGGCGCTAGTGGCAGGCACGCAGAATGCGTTCTTCAGCGGGGTGCCAGGGGTGCGCGGACCGCTGGCCGGCCCGAACCCGCTGGCGATCATCGCCGGGCTCCTCGGATTGCCGACGGGCCCGACCGCGCTGCCAGGACTGCTCGAAGCCTTCCCGGACCTCGGCAACGTCATCGGCGGGAATCTCGGTCTGCCACAAGAGGGTTTGGCTACGCTGGCGGCCCCCGCCGGTGGCAACTCGACTGCGCTGGCGGTTGCCGACTCGAACGACCCACTCGTTCGGTTCGGTGAAGTGGTGGCCAACACCGTCGCCGAGTTCCAGAAGCCCGGCGCGATCGGATACCAGGACTACACCCCCACTACGGGGCCGGTGGATTCGGCCGCAGACATCATCGAGGGCCTCGGCGCCTCGGGCCTGCGCCTGCTCGCGTCCCTCGTGCTCGGGCCCGCCCGCCTGGCGACTCTCGCCTCGGGCAATCCGGATGCACTGCGTGATCTGATCGAGAACACGATCGACGCTCCGCTGTACGTGGCGGACCCGGCGATCTTCGGAGTGCGGGATGCGCTGCCCTCGGGACTCGCTCCCGGAATCACCAACGTGCGCAACACCGCCCAGGGCGCGACCGACCAGGTCAACGGTGCCGTCCTGCCGAACGTGCCCGACGTGCCGTCAGCGCCGGCCGGTGCCGGGGCCTCCATCCCGGCCGGCGCGGGCACCACGCAGGTGAAGTCGACCGGCGCCCAGCCGACGACGGAGCCGAAGACGCCGGCCAACAAGCCGGAGTTCAACGTGGTCCGCGACAACCCGATCTCGGGAGCCATCAAGGGCGTTCACGACGGCCTCGCCGAGGTCGGCAAGAACCTCCAGAAGGTCTTCACGCCGCCCAAGGCCGAGGAGTCCGACACCGGAACCTCCGCCCCGGCCGACGGAACACCGCAGGATGCAGCCGCCGACGACGGCGATTCGGAGTAG
- a CDS encoding TVP38/TMEM64 family protein — MTDDDGSPLPSRRSHAVRLAVFAAFLLGLFYLVGVARVVDLDVVRSAVSATGPAAPLAYVVVSAVLGALFVPGPLLAAGSGVLFGPVTGTFVTLGSAVGTAVITSLIGRRAGRDSARALLGARRADRIDEQIQRHGLWAVVGQRFVPGISDAFASYAFGAFGVPLLQMAVGAFIGSAPRAFVYTALGASIGDLSAPLAYTAIGVWCVTAVIGTFAAHRGWRAWRNRSTEPNPPCASSPGD; from the coding sequence ATGACCGACGACGACGGTTCGCCCCTTCCCTCCCGTAGATCTCACGCGGTGCGGCTCGCGGTGTTCGCGGCCTTCCTGCTGGGCCTGTTCTACCTGGTGGGGGTCGCACGCGTCGTCGACCTCGACGTCGTTCGCAGTGCCGTCTCTGCCACCGGACCCGCTGCGCCGTTGGCCTACGTCGTGGTCTCGGCGGTGCTCGGCGCGCTGTTCGTTCCCGGCCCGCTGCTCGCAGCGGGCAGTGGCGTGCTGTTCGGCCCGGTGACCGGAACCTTCGTGACCCTCGGCTCGGCCGTGGGCACCGCGGTGATCACCAGTCTGATCGGGCGGCGGGCAGGCCGCGACAGTGCGCGTGCCCTGCTGGGCGCCCGCCGGGCCGACCGCATCGACGAGCAGATCCAGCGGCACGGCCTGTGGGCCGTCGTCGGACAGCGATTCGTCCCGGGCATCAGCGACGCGTTCGCCTCCTACGCGTTCGGCGCGTTCGGAGTTCCGCTGTTGCAGATGGCGGTCGGAGCGTTCATCGGGTCGGCCCCGCGGGCGTTCGTCTATACCGCGCTGGGTGCGTCGATCGGTGATCTGTCGGCGCCGCTGGCGTACACCGCGATCGGGGTCTGGTGCGTCACCGCCGTGATCGGAACCTTTGCGGCGCACCGGGGATGGCGGGCGTGGCGCAACCGGTCTACGGAGCCGAACCCGCCATGTGCATCGTCGCCAGGTGACTGA
- a CDS encoding zinc-binding dehydrogenase, which yields MRTVVIDAPGRVRVDDRPDPVLPGPDAAVIEVTASAICGSDLHFYEGDFPLGEPVALGHEAVGVVVDVGPDVRTVRVGDAVLVSSVAGCGCCVGCASGDPVTCLSGPQIFGSGVLGGAQSDLLAVPAADFQLLAVPEDLDSEEALLLTDNLATGWAGAQRADIPPGGTVVVFGLGAVGLCAVRSAIVLGAGTVFAVDPVEGRRDRAAKSGATPLHPADIGAVHDATGGRGAASVIDAVGNDATMTAALTCVRPGGTVSVVGVHDLNPFPFPALMNLVRSVTMRMTTAPVQRTWPELLPLLQSGRLDVSGIFTDTYGLDDAANAYAAVAARSGDCVKVILTP from the coding sequence ATGCGAACAGTGGTGATCGACGCCCCGGGTCGGGTTCGAGTCGACGACCGGCCCGATCCCGTCCTGCCCGGCCCCGACGCCGCGGTCATCGAGGTGACCGCCAGTGCGATCTGCGGGTCGGACCTGCACTTCTACGAGGGCGACTTCCCCCTCGGGGAGCCGGTCGCGCTCGGTCACGAAGCGGTCGGCGTCGTGGTCGACGTCGGACCCGACGTGCGGACCGTGCGGGTCGGCGACGCCGTGCTGGTGTCCTCGGTCGCCGGTTGCGGATGCTGTGTCGGCTGCGCGTCGGGCGACCCGGTGACGTGTCTGTCCGGACCGCAGATCTTCGGGTCCGGCGTGCTGGGTGGGGCGCAGTCGGATCTGCTCGCCGTCCCCGCCGCGGACTTCCAACTGCTCGCCGTGCCCGAGGACTTGGACAGCGAGGAGGCACTGCTGCTCACCGACAACCTCGCCACGGGGTGGGCGGGTGCGCAGCGCGCGGACATCCCGCCGGGAGGGACGGTCGTGGTGTTCGGCCTCGGCGCCGTCGGATTGTGCGCCGTGCGCAGCGCGATCGTCCTCGGCGCCGGAACGGTGTTCGCCGTCGACCCCGTCGAGGGGCGGCGCGACCGTGCCGCGAAGAGCGGTGCCACGCCTCTTCATCCAGCCGACATCGGCGCGGTGCACGACGCCACCGGCGGCAGGGGAGCGGCGTCGGTCATCGACGCGGTCGGCAACGACGCCACGATGACGGCGGCGCTGACGTGCGTGCGTCCGGGCGGCACGGTGTCCGTCGTCGGCGTGCACGACCTCAACCCGTTCCCGTTCCCCGCGCTGATGAACCTCGTGCGGAGCGTGACGATGCGGATGACGACCGCCCCGGTGCAGCGCACCTGGCCCGAGCTGCTCCCGCTGCTGCAGTCGGGTCGTCTCGACGTCAGCGGAATCTTCACCGACACATACGGTCTCGACGACGCGGCGAACGCCTACGCCGCCGTGGCGGCACGGTCCGGCGACTGCGTCAAGGTCATCCTCACGCCCTGA
- a CDS encoding GGDEF domain-containing protein, with protein sequence MTVDEWSLSSAGADVRSDAGHVCEVDRLLKAVQELSFARTLADIERTVATSARELTGCDGATIVLRDGDMCHYADENAISPLFKGSRFPMDSCIGGWAMVNRSAVVIPDIYDDARIPHAAYRPTFIRSLVMVPIRSLDPVGAIGNYWADEREPSEREVALLQALADATSIAMENVHVYAELEQRVLDRTVELERANEEIQRLSVTDDLTGVGNRRGFYLAAEPALLEARRTNRECVFGFVDVDGLKLVNDEMGHAVGDALIADVASVLRATLHESDLLARMGGDEFAVLVTSSEADPSELRERLLAALQRFNDTTSRPYRISASFGLMRVCATDSGSVDELLARADELMYRQKRARLT encoded by the coding sequence ATGACCGTCGACGAGTGGTCGTTATCGTCTGCCGGAGCCGACGTTCGGAGCGACGCCGGTCATGTCTGCGAGGTGGACCGGCTGTTGAAGGCCGTGCAGGAGCTGTCGTTCGCCCGCACGCTGGCCGACATCGAGCGCACGGTGGCGACGTCGGCACGCGAACTCACGGGCTGCGACGGCGCCACCATCGTGTTGCGCGACGGTGACATGTGCCACTACGCCGACGAGAATGCGATCTCGCCGCTGTTCAAGGGCAGCCGATTCCCGATGGACTCGTGCATCGGCGGTTGGGCGATGGTCAATCGCTCCGCCGTCGTGATCCCGGACATCTACGACGACGCGCGCATACCCCATGCCGCCTACCGTCCGACGTTCATCAGGAGCCTGGTGATGGTGCCGATCCGCAGCCTCGACCCCGTCGGCGCGATCGGAAATTACTGGGCGGACGAACGGGAACCGTCCGAGCGGGAAGTGGCTCTACTGCAAGCCCTTGCCGACGCGACGTCGATCGCCATGGAGAACGTCCACGTGTATGCCGAACTGGAGCAACGGGTGCTCGACCGGACCGTCGAGCTGGAGCGGGCCAACGAGGAGATCCAGCGGCTGTCGGTGACCGACGACCTCACCGGCGTCGGCAACCGCCGAGGTTTCTACCTCGCGGCGGAGCCGGCCCTGCTCGAGGCCCGCCGGACCAATCGCGAGTGCGTGTTCGGCTTCGTCGACGTCGACGGGCTCAAGCTCGTCAACGACGAGATGGGACACGCGGTGGGCGACGCGCTGATCGCCGACGTGGCGAGCGTGCTTCGAGCCACGCTGCACGAGTCGGACCTCCTCGCCCGGATGGGCGGTGACGAATTCGCCGTCCTCGTCACCTCGTCCGAGGCCGATCCCAGCGAGCTGCGGGAACGGCTCCTCGCCGCGCTGCAGCGGTTCAACGACACCACGTCAAGGCCGTACCGCATCTCGGCGAGTTTTGGGTTGATGCGCGTGTGCGCCACCGATTCCGGCTCGGTCGACGAGCTGCTGGCGCGTGCCGATGAACTCATGTACCGCCAGAAGCGGGCCCGGCTGACCTAA
- a CDS encoding TerC family protein, whose amino-acid sequence MTVPLWAWAAVLGAILIMLAIDLFAHRKAHVVGVREAAAWSAVWVTLGVSFGGIVWWVWGTEFAAQYFAGYVIEKSLAVDNVFVFAIIFSYFAVPREYQHRVLFYGVLGALVFRAVFIAAGSVLIASFAWILYIFGAFLVATGIRMALHRNDTIDPERSIVLRLFRRMIPVTDTYHGQKFLIRRAGRWVATPLLAVLVLIEVTDIVFAVDSIPAIFAVTQQPFLVFTSNAFAILGLRAMYFLLADLMHRFVYLKLGLALVLVWVGVKMLLLEVYKIPTGISLAVVIAVLTVAVTASWMRTRNEGSAAAQSVSE is encoded by the coding sequence GTGACCGTTCCGCTGTGGGCCTGGGCCGCCGTGCTCGGTGCCATTCTCATCATGCTGGCGATCGATCTCTTCGCCCATCGCAAGGCACACGTCGTCGGTGTGCGGGAAGCCGCCGCGTGGTCCGCCGTGTGGGTCACCTTGGGCGTGTCCTTTGGCGGGATCGTCTGGTGGGTGTGGGGCACGGAGTTCGCCGCCCAGTACTTCGCGGGCTACGTGATCGAGAAGTCCCTGGCCGTGGACAACGTGTTCGTCTTCGCGATCATCTTCAGTTACTTCGCCGTCCCACGGGAGTACCAGCACCGGGTGCTGTTCTACGGCGTGCTCGGCGCGCTGGTGTTCCGGGCGGTGTTCATCGCCGCCGGGTCGGTCCTCATCGCCAGCTTCGCCTGGATCCTGTACATCTTCGGCGCGTTCCTGGTGGCGACCGGTATACGAATGGCTCTGCACCGCAACGACACCATCGACCCCGAGCGCAGCATCGTGCTGCGCCTGTTCCGCCGGATGATCCCGGTCACCGACACCTACCACGGCCAGAAGTTCCTCATCCGCCGCGCCGGCCGATGGGTGGCCACCCCATTGCTGGCGGTCCTGGTGCTGATCGAAGTCACCGACATCGTCTTCGCCGTGGACTCGATTCCTGCCATCTTCGCCGTCACCCAGCAGCCGTTCCTGGTGTTCACCTCGAACGCGTTCGCCATCCTCGGACTACGGGCGATGTACTTCCTGCTCGCCGACCTGATGCACCGCTTCGTCTACCTCAAGCTCGGTCTCGCCCTGGTACTGGTCTGGGTCGGCGTCAAGATGCTGCTGCTGGAGGTGTACAAGATCCCGACGGGCATCTCGCTCGCCGTCGTCATCGCCGTCCTCACCGTCGCGGTGACCGCCAGCTGGATGCGCACCCGCAACGAAGGGAGTGCTGCGGCACAATCAGTCTCAGAATGA
- a CDS encoding carboxymuconolactone decarboxylase family protein: MDLPEAPYDLLSRMIAVSPSDLGPVNAQVRRVCADAMSLPALPSDSAASDGAAIRDFAEQFAADVSSISEAQRGAFLAATGNDAFTVTVCVFIADFVPRVSAGLAALGLPAIPEPAGWDHDVEPIDLVLNRFAPTVGAMRALDPVTTEVVRLRGAVQHACRLCKSLREGAALDAGGSESMYGDIESYETSELLDGRHKAALRFVDALIWTPSRIEPDVAAGVHEHFSASEALELTLDVMRNAANKIAVALAADAPRVAEGTERYLLGSDGQPVYA, from the coding sequence ATGGACCTTCCGGAAGCACCGTATGACCTGCTGAGCCGGATGATCGCGGTGTCGCCGAGCGACCTCGGCCCGGTAAATGCGCAGGTGCGTCGCGTATGCGCGGACGCGATGTCGCTGCCCGCCTTGCCCTCGGATTCGGCCGCATCCGACGGTGCCGCGATTCGCGACTTCGCCGAGCAGTTCGCGGCCGACGTGTCGTCGATCAGCGAAGCCCAGCGAGGTGCCTTCCTGGCGGCCACCGGCAACGACGCGTTCACGGTGACGGTCTGCGTGTTCATCGCCGACTTCGTGCCGAGGGTGTCGGCCGGTCTGGCGGCGCTGGGTCTGCCCGCCATCCCGGAACCGGCTGGCTGGGACCACGATGTCGAGCCGATCGACCTGGTGCTCAACCGCTTTGCGCCGACGGTCGGTGCGATGCGGGCCTTGGATCCCGTGACTACCGAGGTGGTGCGGTTGCGCGGCGCAGTCCAGCATGCGTGCCGCCTGTGCAAGTCGCTGCGCGAGGGTGCGGCGCTCGACGCCGGTGGCAGTGAATCCATGTACGGCGACATCGAAAGCTACGAGACGTCCGAACTGCTCGATGGGCGGCACAAGGCGGCGCTTCGCTTCGTCGATGCGTTGATTTGGACGCCCTCGCGCATCGAACCCGACGTGGCTGCCGGCGTGCACGAGCACTTCAGTGCCAGCGAGGCACTGGAGCTGACGCTGGACGTGATGCGCAACGCCGCCAACAAGATTGCCGTCGCGTTGGCGGCCGATGCGCCCCGCGTCGCAGAGGGCACCGAGCGGTACCTGCTGGGTAGCGACGGCCAGCCGGTGTACGCCTGA
- a CDS encoding FAD-binding protein gives MRALDDTVDVLVVGSGGGVAGAYTAAREGLSVLLVEATDRFGGTTAYSGGGGMWFPCNPVLVRAGCDDTIDDALRYFRAVVGDRTPADLQEAYVRGGAALIDYLERDERFAFKILPWPDYYGETPGARADGMRHIVSRAVPDSRLGRFQGLVRGPLDHERLGSPAPDLLVGGRALVGRFLAAMADDARVAAHLETRLVDLIVDDGRVIGAVVDHRGERQVIRTRRGVLLAAGGFEQNADMRAQYGVPGSTTDSMGAPGNTGQAHRAAIAAGASTDLMDQAWWSPGLIHPDGRAAFALGITGGMFVDKRGQRFVNESTAYDRSGREILKAMAEGTVGRPFWLVYDSRDGDRPPVLATNVSFAPTSEYQSEGLWREAATLDEIAEVIEVPADELAASVRRFNELAATGSDDDFGRGALPFDLAFTGGAPPMAPIDTPPYRAAAFGVSDLGTKGGLRTDVHARVLDTDGRPIPGLYAAGNTMAAVSGTTYPGGGNPIGASMLFSHLATMHMAGSAP, from the coding sequence GTGAGGGCGCTCGACGACACGGTCGACGTGCTAGTGGTGGGTTCGGGCGGGGGAGTCGCCGGTGCCTATACCGCCGCCCGCGAGGGACTCAGCGTGCTGCTCGTCGAGGCCACCGATCGATTCGGGGGAACGACGGCCTACTCGGGCGGGGGCGGGATGTGGTTTCCCTGCAACCCCGTCCTCGTTCGCGCGGGCTGCGACGACACCATCGACGACGCGTTGCGCTACTTCCGTGCCGTGGTCGGCGACCGTACGCCTGCCGACCTGCAGGAGGCCTACGTACGCGGCGGTGCCGCCCTGATCGACTACCTCGAACGCGACGAGCGCTTCGCGTTCAAGATCCTGCCGTGGCCCGACTACTACGGGGAGACGCCGGGAGCACGTGCCGACGGTATGCGACACATCGTGTCCAGGGCGGTCCCGGACAGCCGGCTCGGCCGGTTCCAGGGCCTGGTGCGCGGCCCACTCGACCACGAACGCCTCGGGAGCCCTGCGCCGGACCTGCTCGTCGGCGGGCGCGCACTCGTCGGTCGGTTCCTCGCCGCGATGGCCGACGACGCCCGGGTGGCCGCCCACCTCGAGACCCGCCTCGTCGATCTGATCGTCGACGACGGCCGGGTCATCGGCGCCGTCGTGGACCACCGGGGCGAACGACAGGTCATCCGGACCCGCCGCGGAGTCCTGTTGGCAGCGGGCGGTTTCGAGCAGAACGCGGACATGCGCGCGCAATATGGGGTGCCCGGTTCGACGACCGACAGCATGGGCGCGCCCGGCAACACGGGGCAGGCGCACCGCGCGGCGATCGCCGCCGGGGCGAGCACGGATCTGATGGATCAGGCGTGGTGGTCTCCGGGTCTGATCCATCCGGACGGGCGGGCGGCGTTCGCACTCGGAATCACCGGCGGCATGTTCGTCGACAAGCGCGGGCAACGGTTCGTCAACGAATCGACCGCCTACGACCGCTCGGGGCGGGAGATCCTGAAGGCCATGGCCGAAGGCACCGTCGGCCGGCCGTTCTGGCTGGTGTACGACAGCCGGGACGGCGATCGACCGCCCGTGCTCGCGACCAACGTCTCGTTCGCGCCGACCAGCGAGTACCAGTCGGAAGGGCTGTGGCGGGAGGCGGCGACCCTCGACGAAATCGCCGAGGTCATCGAGGTCCCCGCCGACGAACTCGCAGCGTCGGTGCGCCGGTTCAACGAACTGGCCGCCACCGGTTCAGACGACGACTTCGGCCGCGGCGCGCTGCCCTTCGACCTCGCATTCACCGGCGGTGCGCCGCCGATGGCGCCGATCGACACGCCGCCCTACCGTGCGGCGGCGTTCGGGGTCTCCGACCTCGGCACCAAGGGCGGGCTGCGGACCGACGTGCACGCCCGCGTACTCGACACCGACGGCCGCCCGATTCCCGGTCTCTACGCGGCGGGCAACACGATGGCCGCCGTGTCGGGCACGACGTATCCAGGTGGTGGCAACCCGATCGGCGCCTCCATGCTGTTCAGTCACCTGGCGACGATGCACATGGCGGGTTCGGCTCCGTAG
- a CDS encoding LLM class flavin-dependent oxidoreductase, whose translation MTSLRVGCVFRPENPPETLATAARAAEAAGVDELWLWEDCFFHGGLSAAAIALATSTTLVVGVGVLPVPLRNVALLAMEIAMLERTFPGRLRVGVGHGVQDWMAQVGERVGSPLTLLREYTTALTALLNGETVDAAGRYVTLSDVRLDWPPSTPVEVLLAATGPKTLALSGELAAGTVLTSGTSPDAVREAVSIIRAAAEQPRPHHVVAYVSCGLDDDHADAEVCGSAEQVAHGARQWIDAGVDTIVLQPRVGEDAEEFIRAIGTRVAPLLRG comes from the coding sequence GTGACGTCACTACGAGTGGGATGTGTGTTCCGGCCGGAGAACCCGCCGGAGACGCTGGCAACGGCTGCGCGGGCGGCCGAGGCCGCGGGCGTGGACGAACTGTGGCTGTGGGAGGACTGCTTCTTCCACGGCGGCTTGTCGGCCGCGGCGATCGCACTCGCCACCAGCACCACCCTGGTCGTGGGCGTAGGGGTGCTGCCGGTGCCGCTGCGCAACGTCGCGTTGTTGGCGATGGAGATCGCGATGCTCGAGCGGACGTTCCCGGGCCGGCTGCGGGTCGGCGTCGGTCACGGCGTCCAGGACTGGATGGCGCAGGTCGGCGAACGCGTCGGTTCGCCGTTGACGCTGCTGCGCGAGTACACGACCGCGCTGACCGCCCTGCTGAACGGTGAGACCGTCGACGCCGCGGGCCGGTACGTCACGCTGTCGGACGTCCGTCTTGACTGGCCGCCGAGCACGCCCGTCGAGGTGCTGCTCGCTGCGACGGGCCCGAAGACGCTCGCGTTGAGCGGCGAACTCGCCGCAGGAACCGTGCTGACGTCGGGCACCTCGCCCGACGCGGTGCGGGAGGCGGTGTCGATCATCCGGGCCGCGGCCGAGCAGCCGCGGCCACACCACGTCGTCGCCTACGTGTCCTGCGGTCTCGACGACGACCACGCCGACGCCGAGGTGTGTGGCTCCGCGGAGCAGGTCGCGCACGGTGCACGGCAATGGATCGACGCCGGCGTGGACACCATCGTGCTGCAGCCCCGCGTCGGCGAGGACGCAGAAGAGTTCATCCGTGCGATCGGCACCCGCGTCGCTCCACTGCTGCGGGGCTAG
- a CDS encoding MgtC/SapB family protein, whose translation MLAVDLLTRVGLATLLGVAIGFERQWRSRMAGLQTMALVSMGSSLFLILSAYSFDQEGDRLRVAAQIVSGIGFLGAGVIMKQGLSVTGLNTAATLWSTAAVGALAGAWMWREAIAGATVIVAANWFLQPLANRMDRVHTAGRSREVAAADYLVEVMCPREAGAAVKALISTALPSPAFRLRAVRTRPAHDPGHVEVEAEYFTSARDDQAAETAVRELSQHDGVTSVSWRIADEQAADWTR comes from the coding sequence ATGCTGGCGGTCGATCTGCTGACCCGTGTCGGGCTCGCGACCCTGCTCGGCGTCGCAATCGGGTTCGAGCGTCAGTGGCGGTCGCGGATGGCGGGCCTGCAGACCATGGCCCTGGTCAGCATGGGCTCGTCGCTGTTCCTGATCCTGAGCGCCTACAGCTTCGACCAGGAGGGTGACCGGCTTCGCGTCGCGGCCCAGATCGTTTCGGGGATCGGCTTTCTCGGCGCCGGCGTCATCATGAAGCAAGGATTGTCCGTGACGGGCCTGAACACCGCCGCCACGCTCTGGTCCACGGCGGCCGTCGGCGCGCTCGCCGGCGCGTGGATGTGGCGCGAGGCGATCGCCGGTGCCACGGTCATCGTCGCGGCCAACTGGTTCCTACAACCGCTGGCCAATCGCATGGACCGCGTCCACACCGCGGGCCGCAGCCGGGAAGTCGCGGCCGCCGACTACCTGGTCGAGGTGATGTGTCCGCGGGAGGCGGGCGCGGCCGTCAAGGCCTTGATCTCGACTGCGCTGCCCTCCCCGGCTTTCCGACTGCGCGCCGTGCGGACCCGGCCGGCTCACGACCCCGGCCACGTCGAGGTGGAGGCCGAGTACTTCACGTCGGCGCGCGACGACCAGGCCGCCGAGACGGCGGTCCGGGAACTCAGTCAGCACGATGGCGTGACATCGGTGAGCTGGCGCATCGCCGACGAGCAGGCCGCGGACTGGACCCGGTGA